TGATTATACTAATGATGTTGACTTACAAGATTGAGCAAACCCCCCTTTtcgagaaatattttataatcaccATAAACGAATACCTCATTTTAAAGTGTGGGAAATTCCATTTATGCTTCGGGGCACATGGAATACACTTTGAATGAATTTACTCTAAATTCAAGAGACTTTGGTTAAATTGATAGTAATAGGCACTATTCAAATCAAACTAGGAAGGCATTCAAATATCACATAAgaatttgttgttgttgtttcaAATCTAcataatgtattaaatataacatcTTATCGTTTTATTTTTGCAGGTAATATTTTGGAGCCAAAATGAGAAGGAAAGGAACACCAGAAAAAAACTTCAagaaatttttgtctttttcaccAATTTCAATGAGCTGATATTGTCATTTAAgtgctttataaaaagtaattactaaagtatactgttttattattatagctaactaatgaattgtatatttaaaatggttttaaataaaatcagaaaaaaataatatttctttcaattgtTTTTGTGCTTGAATTGCTGTTTTCCTTTGACTCATTGTGCTTTCATCCTCTTCTAGCAAGCATAAAATACACTCCTCAAgaactttttctatttctcgAAGAGAGTTCAAAAATTTTGGTTTATCCTTTTTAAGAGTTGGATCCGTATtggctttaaaaaacaaaaccttgTATACTTTGAAGAGTAAGTTCCCTTTccactaaaaataaatgtatcattAATTATGTCGTGTCTGATCATTTGAGCGAGGTCATTTTAAGTGAGTATCATCCTAGCAATGACTAAATCTGGACAATTATATTTTCAGGGAAGTTAATTTTAgtgacttaattattaataaaattgaaagataaaTGACTCATCGGGcggggtgggctggaggagctgtagaCCCCTCCCCCCAAGAAAAAGGAATTTCTGCTTTTTACAAGGAAATTTATTagtattcttcatatttttttccaaaaaaagattaatttttataattttttccaaaaaaatttatttcctgtGAATGgatatggatttataaaattttctttaaaaaaattaaatttccaacattttttccccaaaaatttaaatttccaaaatgtatttctttgtaaacagttgtggatttttggaatttttttgcaaaaaattaaatttttgagaatagctatggatttttgaaatttttctcctacaaatttaatactgtaattttttttgaaaaaattaaatatttgaaatttaattcttgaaattttttccaaaaaaattaatttttcaaaaacctaaaatccaaatttttggatttatttccaaaaaaatttaaaaaccaatttttggctttttgtcaattttggaaaaaaatttttgtttataaataacaaattagaGAAAAGGGTAGGTGTTCATCTCTAAGAAAGCTAGGACATTCAGttggaactttttttgaaatttttaagagtagtttgaaagaataatatgaatatgtacaaatttccaaaaaattttaaattgaaaaatagtttttgtccCACTGCTCACGAGTGTGGTGCTTAAAATCAAATGGGATAACTGAGAAATCTGGCAAGAGCAACTAATGCTCTTGCCAGATTTCGTATGGACTCCATAAGTctatatgaaggaaataatttaaaaaactcattaaGTGTGATAGCGTTCAAACACTTCGATCGATGAATCTCTGTCAAGTAGTATCTAAAAAAAGGTTGTACATTCTCTAATCATACTCTGTATGAATGTTAGGAACGTAAACCTTTGTTTAATGTGTCATTTTgtacttcttttattttgtctaaTAATGACGTTATTTATCTTGTAACGTATATTATATGATAATGTTGTTAAAATTGACCTCGTTGTTTATAAAGCTGGTGTCGAATGAACCTTTGCCAAAAGAGGAAACTGGCTTAAAACAATCTCGctgaaatgaattatatatttcataggaTATGAATGTCTAACCTTTGTTAGTCCTGAATCTACTTTTTCAATTGTTTCTTTGAATTCTTCATAGTATTGCAATTTTAATGCTAACTTCTCCTCACTTAGTTCGTTCAAAAGATATCCCTGGCTTGTTCCATAAAGGTCTGCCAAGTACTTTTTTGCAGTCAACACTAAATAATGCCTCGGATGTAGTTCTTCAAGGAATTGAGGAATGAGTATCTCATAGCGTTTAAGATCATTTTCAAACGTATTAAAAAGTTCGTCTTCAAATTTATCATGAATTGCTATGACTTGATTCGATGACATTtcctttttacaagaaatacaACACCAATGTCCTTCATACTCTAATGAATTAGTTGGAATAACATAGCCATCAGGACAATTGATACATTTGACGGCACTCATATATGAATTAAACTCAGATGGAGATTgacatctaaaaaataaaaaatagagacgGCATGGTTGATTTGACGTTTACATAAGATGAGAGAGTTATTTTTGAACCTGGAGCAAATACAGTTAAAGAACCAGCATTTCTTGATATCAGATCGTCTTTTTAAATGTCCGTACATAAAGGATATATATTGAATAGTGAGTTCTTCTCCTTTCTTAATTGCTTTTTGAGCACGAACTGTAATTTTTTGAGTAGTCCCAGATgcactaaataaattaaaaaaacattaaggattataaatgataattactatagagacaaataaatttgaaaatttttaaccATGAGAGATCCAATTTAACCTCCCTTAAATTACTTTGCTGTAATACGTAAATATGTCTTCTTtcatattaactttaaaaatgatcattttcttagaaaattaaGGAAGTTGATAAACACTCAAAGATAAGTCTTAGATTTTTGTATCTTTAGTTttaaacaagataaaaaaaaatattattttagaatcctcaaattattttctacaaaaaagtataacttCGCATTCTACTTTGTATCCTTCATTCTAGTTGAAAATTACGTCTGATTCTGAGAAATGcttcaaatttacaaatttgaaaaaatgtctcAAAAATGAGGGAAGAtgggaaaaaagtaaaacagGTTTTATTCTATTGTGAAAAATACAAAGGATACACTGATAAGCAACTTGGCCGATTACAAATAAATTGGCAGTTGTTAATCGGCTGATTACACTGGTCaacaaaatttctatttttgtttcccTTTAAATTAAGATGGTGTGTTCCTGATTTATTTTACCTtaagaaacatgaaaatatattttttacaacagcCTCATAACTGtgggatatttttctttttgaaaaaacaaaagaactttgaaaaaaacatcaaatatattttgttagtaCGTGCttccaaattcaaaaaatactttaattatttctttatttttttctgaagaggAAAAAATGGTATGTAAGTATTAAAACAATGACCCTTTCTTTGAAActccaataaaatttttatcgcAATGATGAATAGTTTGTCGTAAAGTGAAggcatacaattttataataaaaaacgagtacctaaaaaatattaatattttaaaagttataaaaatttgttaattgaaaaaatatttttgtatgtttcttaAGCTATCAAAGTTTAGTTAAAGTATATCAAATATTGCTCTTTTATGGGTACAAAAACAAACTGGGCTCGAAAGGTTATTTTCATGTTCATCGATGTAATAACAATCAGGAATCGTTATCCTAGGAGGAAAATTAGTTGACtagttttattcattattttctggTAAATACTgaatacaattaaaacaaaacaaaccaaatGGAAGTAATACTTATAGCATAGTAAGATTTCACAGGTAGCACTGTAATAAgagaaatttgtatttatttattaaaaaatctgcatgttaaataaaataaattttatcttaatgTATAACTTTAGAGCAAAACTCCAAATCCAGTAGAAGCTAAACCACCATTTGCCAATTACCGATTAATCGGAAGCATTTTACCTATTACCCATTATTTGACAAAGTGACCCATTAAGGTGATTACCGATTACTTGCCAATTAATTTGGTGGATTCCTAAAAATTATATCTGAAAGTTTGGTTAGGTGTttgttaacaaataaaattttaaacaagtgAAAAATGACAAAGGACAAAAAGATTGACTTTTagacaaatttgaaaagaagATCTTGGTCAGTCTACTTTGGGAAAAGTTAGTTTAGATATCTGATGAAAATTTACAGTTAACAGAAAAGTAAATAATGgcctcttttttaataaaagaaaggaaatatttgaCAATTAATCTTCTTAGCAAAATTTGACCaataaccttctttttttttcgaagaaaaaaattgccaacAACCGATATTGTAAATTTCAAAGCTgtaacaataaatgaaaaaaacgtAGTCTTAtagacaaatttaataaaataagatcttAGTCAGTACCTCCACACACCGTAGTCAATGGCTTGGTTAACTTGTGTTAACTGATCAATTATTCAATTACCTGTAACGACAATTACAAATGCATGAATGTGATAGCAAAGAGAATATTGGAAAAACGGCACGACCAATCGAAGTAGGAATCTTATTCTCCAAATGAAATGCATTTGTACGAAGTATGCCAACACAATGGAATAACTCTTCCTcagagaattcttcttttaatccACAAGTATTTCTAAGAAATTCTACAACATTaacctaataataattaaagataaattaattaaacaatttatcagttaaaaagaaatattaaaagcaAATCCCTctatactgattttttttttttagcgatatgaattatttaacatgaaaaattatatgtacaaatgtcAATCTTAAGGTAAATAAAAGTACACAGATCTAACTATTATTCTAAGTAAGgaattatttattgactaaaaagGTCTTAAATTGATACATAATCAAATTGCCTTTTAACGGAGTAAAAGAAagactttttccttttcttcttcacctcttcatatatatgtaggtaagaAGAAGGGAGAGTCCAATATTCTTGTCACTACACCTATGCATATTCTTAAGTCTTACATTTTATCTTTGATATGTAAAGGGTTCGGAAGCGTGGACttaatgactgattttagaaaaatgtcaataattttattttttaataaataattttgaaactttttttaagaagactTTGTGGCATAatctttgtgaacatgttcactcaatatagTCAACCTCAGCAgtaatcacagcctccacacggctGTGGAAAttcttgcaggagttgatgatgaacttctcagaCAAGTttttccactccttcacaatggcggccttcagggagtccacgtttgGATGAGATGTCCAATtagtttccctctccaaagtgatCCACaaagcaaagtccaacgggttcaaaccTTCTTGGCGAAGATGACCTCTGCAGTTTCCTTTCCTTCAGAGAGTCCGTCAACAGGTGGAGTGGAGTCCTTGTGTAAGGGGACACCCCCAAGTCCTCCTTTACAACCCTCCTAGTTatcccctcgtccacgtcaaactcgttagagagggaattcatggattttgtggggtacTCTTAGATCTTTTTCTTTAGGTACCCCAGAAACTCCGAAATCCTATTGAAGCACAtctctttccttgagaggtctttttatttttgaagttgaaatattatgttttatggatttcaaatatttactaaattaacTTATCCAAAAGTATTTGTAATTTGAGTTAACCATGGAAATTTAGAATAACTGAAACACTCACGcgttgaaaaaaagtaaagtaaatttCTGTTATGAGACTATTGTTTTCCCCTCGTGTTTTCATACTCTACAacgtatttaatatttacttaatacaACTTTGTTCATCATAATTAAAACATGCGTTGCTAACAACAAtctactttaattaatataatatttgctaaTTTAAATAAAGCTTGTGAATTACTTGTGATTGTGTgcttttctatctcttctacGATATACTTTTGAGCACAGTAAGTAAAATATCCTGTAGCACTTGTGGATATgggattaataatttatctatatatttcgGATCATGCTTAATAAGTGCTGTGTTCCTAAGTGCTCCTCCAGATATGACAGAAAATCAGCAATGGCAAGGTTATCGCTCCATTCTTTTCCACTGGATGAATCCTCAAAAGGTGCCTGACTTAGAGTCATTCCACAGGACAGCAATGGGACTTAGGCACCTTCTAAGTATTCAAGGATCTGTTCTCTTTATTTTCACGAGGATGTCTTTGTATATGAGAGTGCAGACCACAAAGGAAATATCGATCTTATGGAGTTGAAGATAATAAGCCCCCAAAACGTTATTTGAAACCCTCTGCAGTGCCTAGTATTTTCCCCAATCCTCCAAAATACTTATCATCCGTCAAAAGTCAACGGCCTACATCGAGAGCTACGACATCCGCCAGGATTTCTAAGGAAAATGAAGCTATAGTTGAAGATCACCTCGGTAAGCCTTATCCAGAACATCCTTGCTCATATGAAGAGTATTCATTTTCCTCCAATGAAAGATATGATTTAATCCCTTAACCAATGAAGTTGAGAGTATCGTTGAAATTATATGTCCGTCGGATATAGACTCTCACAAACggaaaaagttgattttcatAAGAGAGCAACTTGCTCTGATAAACTCTACACCGAAACAGAAGGGATCTCTCCTGTATTATTAGGTACTTCTCTGTTATGGCATAACACGAGCCCAGCTTTATATCGTCAATTATCTCAGGATGGTTTGACTCTTCCTACCCTAAGTCACTAAAGAAAATTGTCAAACCAATGTACTTTTAGCAGATAGTATTTTTCATGAAAGCACAATTGCGGccctaaattattattctaaataaatgataaaattaatttgaaaaggtTGCACGGCAATGTAAAATCTTGtaaacagaattaaaaaatttgttaaacttAGTtcccaataatatatatgtatgttgtgtCTTGTTTTTANNNNNNNNNNNNNNNNNNNNNNNNNNNNNNNNNNNNNNNNNNNNNNNNNNNNNNNNNNNNNNNNNNNNNNNNNNNNNNNNNNNNNNNNN
The genomic region above belongs to Lepeophtheirus salmonis chromosome 8, UVic_Lsal_1.4, whole genome shotgun sequence and contains:
- the LOC121123202 gene encoding SET domain-containing protein SmydA-8, which produces MSNDLECFICLTPSESFCDHCKIPYCSENHFQFHKSSHNGSCLPFRAFYKPELGRYVVATRDIEPLEVILEDKAAVFGPNHDTKPVCLECLKPLNEEDHADCPNGCGYPLCNNQDCWNGPNHNIECEIFRNLKTNFKMKVKFNRIDNMGKELKLAPEYGCITPLRLAASKYKDKKLWSLLQSLMDHDVERRKEEKYWKMFQVNVVEFLRNTCGLKEEFSEEELFHCVGILRTNAFHLENKIPTSIGRAVFPIFSLLSHSCICNCRYSASGTTQKITVRAQKAIKKGEELTIQYISFMYGHLKRRSDIKKCWFFNCICSRCQSPSEFNSYMSAVKCINCPDGYVIPTNSLEYEGHWCCISCKKEMSSNQVIAIHDKFEDELFNTFENDLKRYEILIPQFLEELHPRHYLVLTAKKYLADLYGTSQGYLLNELSEEKLALKLQYYEEFKETIEKVDSGLTKWKGNLLFKVYKVLFFKANTDPTLKKDKPKFLNSLREIEKVLEECILCLLEEDESTMSQRKTAIQAQKQLKEILFFSDFI